GCCCGCGGCCTCGCACACGTCCTGCAGGCTCGTTCCCCGGAAGCCCTTGTCGTCGAAGGTCGTCGCCGCGGCTTTGATCAGCTTGGCCCGGGTCAGCTCCGCCCGTTCCTTTTTGCGCATTGGCGCTCTCCATCATGCTAATTGGGGAAAGCTCGCATACCTACCCGCCGGTATGCTAAACGAACTCCGGAAGCGTCCCCCGCCAGGGACTCCAGGTGCTGGAGCGATGACAGTTATGACGTCCTTCACCCAGAACGTGCTCGGTTGTCGGTGTGGCGTTCTCCAATCGATACCAGATCCACCCAGTCCGCTATTCCACAGCACGGTGGACCGGAGGCTCGTGCACCGCGCCGCCGTGCACGAGGTCCTGCTGACCGGGTGGGCCCGGACGGCCGGGGACCGCTACATGATCGGTGCTCAGTGGCCCCGAGACCATAGTTTCTACCGTCCGGTGCCGCCGGGGGCGCACGATCCCCTGCTCGTGCTGGAGACCGTGCGGCAGGCCGGGCTGCTGGTCGCCCACGTGGGCGCCGACGTGCCGGTCGGCCACCACTTCGTCATGCACGCCATCGGCTACGACGTCGACCCCAGGCTGCTGCGGCTCGAGCCGGTGCCCGCGGACCTGACCATCGACGTCACCTACCAGGTGCACGGCCGTCGCCCGACCGGGGCGGTCAAGCTGGGCATCCGCACCCTGATGGCCCGTGACGGCGAGGTGCTGGGGTCGGGGTTCGGCGAGATGACCTGCCTGCCGGAGACCGTCTACCGCAACCTGCGGGCCCGCTCGCTGCCTCCGGGCGGGGCGGGCGAGCTCGCGACCCTTCACCCGGTCGAGGCGCACCGGGTCAACCGGCTGCGCGCGGCGGACGTCGTGCTCAGTCCGGGTGCCGGCCCGCTGACCTGGCTGCTGCGGGTGGATCGGGGGCACCCGGTGCTCTTCGACCACCCGCTGGACCACGTGCCGGGGATGCTGGTGTTCGAGGCGATGCGGCAGGCACTTGCCTACACCGGTCGGGGGCTGCTGCCGCTGGGCTGCCACGCCGAGCTGACCAGGTACGTGGAGCTGGACCCGCCCGCCGCCGTCGTGCTGCGGCCCGGTGGCGGTGATCCGGTGTTCGATCTCGAACAGGGCGGGAAAACGGCGGGAACGGTGTCCTGGTTTATGTCGCCGGGCGGCGGGTGGAGAGTTCCCAACCCCCGCTGATAATGTCGACAGAAGTTGATCTTCGTCTTTTGGTGATCGATTCATGTTTGCCGCTTCCGGTGAAATCTGGTCGGCAATTCCGTACCAATTCCGATGAGTGGACCGTTGTCCTCCACTCGTGCCGTGGGCTATGCGCGAAGAGCCGAAGCCGCCAGCTCGATCGATTCCGACGCGGTTTCCGAGTGCACGGACAACCTGAGGTAACCGGGGCGTGCGGTCGCCACCACGCCCAGCTCGCGCAGCCGTGCCGGGACCGCTGACCACCGCGGGTCGGCGAGGTGGACGGAGACGATCCCGGCGCGGTGTTCCGGCTCGACCGGGGTGAGCAGGTCGGCGCCCGCCGAGCGCAGGCGGTCGACCAGCAGGTCGGCGTTGGCGGTGACGGCCTTGGCGACGGTGCGCTGACCCGCCCGTTCCAGCTCCTGCAGCGAGGCGAGCAGTCCGGTGACCGCCAGCGGGTTGAGCATCGTCATCGTCATGCGGCCCGCGTCGGCCAGCGCGGGGTGCTCGGTGGCGTCGAAGACGGCCCGGTCCTCGACCCCGGACCAGCCGGTGAGCCCGTCGGAGAGCCGGTCGAGCGCCCGGGGCGACGCGGCGAACAGCGCGGCGCCCCAGCCCGAGCGCAGCCACTTCTGCCCGCCCGCCACCACGACGTCGGCGAGGCGCCACGGCTGGTCGCTGACGCCGAAGCCCTGGATCGCGTCGACGACGAGCAGCCGGTCGCCGACCACCTCGCGCAGCGCGGGCAGGTCCGCGCGGCGCCCGGTGCGGTAGTCCACGGCGCTGACCGTGACGGCGACGGTGTCCGGGCGCAGTGCCGCGGCGACGCGCTCCGGGGAGGTGTGGCCGTCCGGGTTGTCGAGGAAGTCGACGGTCAGGCCACCGCGCTCCTGGGCGCGCAGCCACGGGTAGACGTTGGCGGGGAAGTCGTGCCGGGGCACCAGGACGCGACCGGGGCCGTTCAGGCCGAACGCGACGTGGAACAGCCCCGCGCTGGTGGACGGCACCAGGGTGACGCCCTCCCGGTCGAAGCCGGTCAGCCCGGCCACGATGCCGGTCGCGGTGGTCTCGCGGTCGTGCAGCTCGTCGACGACACCGGGGGCGCCCGTAGCGGAGAGGCGGACCGCGTCCAGCACCGCGTCGCGGACGGCGGGCGGTGGCGGGCCGAAGCGCGCGAAGTCCAGGTAGTGCGGGCAGGCGGCTCGGTCTGCCCCGGGCCGCGGGAGGGGTGCCGGGTTCGAGTGGGGCGCAGGGTTGGGCTGTTGGGACACGGCGTCATCCTCATGCAGGGCGCCGGGGGCGCGGGCCGGGGACGTTCAGTGTCCCCAATGGTCTGTTCGGGGTGGGTGGCCGCCGGGCGGGGGAGCCGGGACGATCACCCGCTGTGTCCACTGTGGATGATCGCGTGACGGCGGGGGCCGGTGTGCCCGATCGGACGCGTTGACCTGGCCGGGCGGGGCGCGGTTGCATGATTTCCAACCGCCCGGTGCAGTCCGGGAGGAACAGACCTCACTCCCCGGCAACGCCGCCGGGGATCGGGAGGAGGCTGCGTCATGCCGGAGGAACCCGCGCTCAGCAGACGCGGAGTGCTCGTGGGACTCGGCGGCCTCGGGGCCCTCGCGGTGGTGGGCGGTTCGCCCGCGCTCGCGACGGCGGCCCCGGAACGGGGACCGCTGGACCTGCGTTTCCGCGTCACGGACCAGTTCCGGCCGTTCGACCTGATCGCACCGGGCTTCGAGCAGTTCGACACCGCCACGGCGCGGGACCGGGCGAGCACGGCCGCGCGGGGCGGCCGGGTCGGCGACGACGGCGCGGTGCAGCTGGCGGGGGACACGCTGATGATCACCTCGGCGGGCCCGCGCGCACCGTTCTGCTCGGTGCTGGTGGAGGTCGGCTCGCTCGCGGCGGACTCCAGCGTGGTGGCCGGGATGGCGCTGGACCAGGCCAACTCCGTGCTCGTCCGGTACAGCTCGGACGGCTCTGCGACGATCGAGGTCACGGTCGGCGGCAGGCGGACCATTGTGGACTCGGCGAAGCAGGCGCCGTTGCGCGCGCCGTTCCGATTGGCCTTCGTGCTCAACGAGAACGCGGTCACCGTGCTCGTCGACGCGACCAACACGGGCACCGGTTGGGAGCCGTTGGTCAGCGAGCGCGAGGGCGTGTCGGGCCTGATCGATCTCCGCGTTCCTGGCCGGCTCAGGACGATGCGCTACGCCTTCGGCGGTTCGGGGACGGCCACCCTGGGGCGCGTGCGCGCGGGCTACTTCGGCCAGGCCGGGCTCCGCGACGGGCACCTCGTGCAGACCGCGGAGGGCAGGCCGCTGATCCGCGACAACAAGATCTACTTCACCTTCACGTGCGCTGGTCTGGGATTTTTCCAGCAGGCGCACTGGGGTGTGTGGGCGATGGACATCGCGAACCCCCGTCGGCTGGAGCAGGTTTCGCAGCTGTTCTTCCAACGCGATGGGGTGATCGTCGGCGACCACGCCGGGCAGGTCGTGTACGACGAGCGCAGAAACCGGTACATCGTGGCGATGAGCTCTTGGGGCGACTTCGCTTTCAACGGGGTGCACGTGCGCCACGTGGAGACCGCCGCGAACGTGCTGTCGGGTGTGCACGTGCTGCGCACCGCGCGTTTCCCGCTGCCGACCGCGGTCAGCGCGTGGGACCCGTCGCTCACCAGGATCGGCGACCGGTGGCACGTGGCTTTCGTCGAGAGCCCTCGGCAGTCGCCGGTGTTCGAGTTCCACCCTGCGCTCGCGGTCGGGCCGCCCGGCGGGACCTACCACCAGGACCTGCGGTTGCGCCGCGCGGACACGTCGCTGGACCAGACCGAGGGCACGATCATCCAACGGGTCGGTGACCGGTGGTACCTCTTCGCCAGCGACGGCGACGCCCGCGAGTACCGCGTCTACGACCTGGAGACCATGAACCACCTCGGTTCGCTGGATGCTCCGTACCGCACCAACATCCCGCACCCGCAGCTGGTGGAGGTGCCGACGCCGACGGGGACGCGGTGGTGGCTGGTGACCTTCGACGGCACCCAGTACGCCGAGGGCGTCCTCGGCTACGGCGGGCACGGGGACGTCCTGGTGATGCGGGACGGATGAGACGAACGGTGGAAAAGGGGCGTCGTGCCCGTGCTGTGACCGAGTGACGCTTGACACACCGGTGGGCCGGTCATAGCGTCCGCAGTAATCGTTTTCCCGTAACGTCCCGTTCACTTCGTCCGGTGGAGCAGGGTATGGCCAACGACGCACCGAAGCTGGTCCGGATGACCGGCATCGGCAAGCGCTACGGCGGCGTTCTTGCCTGCCAGGACGTGGATTTCGACATCCGCGCCGGTGAGGTGCACGCACTGCTCGGGGAGAACGGCGCAGGCAAGTCGACCCTGATGAAGATCCTGTCCGGGGACGTCACCGACTACTCCGGGGAGATCGAGATCGAGGGCGCGCCGGTGCGCTTCGGCGGTCCGGTCGACGCGCAGCGCGCGGGTATCGCCATGATCCACCAGGAGCTGGACCTGGTGCCGGGGCTGTCGATCGCGGAGAACCTGTACCTGGGCAGGGAACCGCGCACGCGGATCGGTACCGTCGACGGCAAGCAGATGCGGGTCTGGACCCAGGCGCTGTTGCGGCGCATCGGGATCGAGCTCGACCCGCGCCGTCCCGTCGGCGAGCTGCGGGTCGGCGAGCAGCAGCTGGTGACCATCGCCCGCGCGCTGTCGCTGGACGCCAAGGTGCTCATCATGGACGAGCCCACCTCCGCGCTGTCCACCGCCGAGGTCGAGCAGTTGTTCGCCGTCATCGACGAACTGCGCCGCGAGGGCGCGGGCATCGTCTACATCTCGCACCGGATGGACGAGATCGGCCGCGTCGCCGACCGCGCCACGGTGCTGCGCAACGGCCGGATCGTCGAGGAGTTCGACGCGCGGCAGATGACCGCGGAGCAGGCCGCCGAAGCGATGGTCGGCCGCCCGGTGCGCACTCTCTTCCGTACCTCGCACGGGGAAGCGGGCGAGGAGCTGCTGCGGGTCGAGGACCTGGTCGTGCACCCGCGCAGGCCCCGGTCCGGCCGCAACGAGCCCGCGGGGATCAGCCTCACGGTGCGGCGCGGGGAGATCGTCGGGCTGGCCGGGTTGCTCGGCGCCGGTCGCACGGAACTGCTGGAGACGTTGTACGGGGCGGGTTCCGCGGGGCGCTGGGACGGTCGCGTGCTGCTGGACGGGGTGGACGTGCGGCCGAGGGGTCCGCGCGCCGCGCTGGCCAAGGGCATCGCGTTCGTGCCGGAGGACCGGCGGATCAGCGGTCTGGTGCTGGAGCACTCGGTGCTCGCCAACACCGTTGTGTCCATTGTGGACAAACTGCGGATCGCGGGCGTCGTGGTGTCGCGGCGGGCGGAGCAGGCGAACGCGGCGGAGAGCGCGAAACGGTTGCGGGTCAAGCTCTCCTCGCTCGCCGACCCGGTCGGCACGCTCTCCGGCGGGAACCAGCAGAAGGTGGTCTTCGGCCGGATGCTGCTGACCAGACCGAAGCTGCTGCTGCTGGACGAGCCGACCCGCGGCGTGGACATCAACGCCAAAGCGGAGATCTACCAGCTGCTCAGCGAGATCGCCGGGCAGGGCATCGGGGTGCTGCTGGCGTCCTCGGAGCTGGCCGAGCTGATCGGCGTCTGCGACCGGGTCGTCGTGCTCCGGGGAGGGCGGAACGTGCGGGAACTGCGCACCAGTGAGATCGAGGAGGCGGACCTGCTCGCCGCCACCATGGGTGAGACCGCGGCGGGAGGTGCGCGATGAGCACGGACTCCGACGTGACGGTGAACAGCAGGCGCCGGACGGACTGGCGGGAGACGCTGTTCTCCTTCCAGAGCTTCTTCGGGCTGATCGCCGTCTTCGTCGCCGCGATCGTGTTCTCGCCGAGGCGCAATGGCGAGATCCTGTTCCTCACCAGTGACAACCTGTTCAACGTGGTGCGCGCGGTCTCCGAGATCGGCATCATCGCGATCGGGATGACCTTCGTGATCCTGGTCGGCGGCATCGACCTCTCGGTCGGCGCGGTGCTCGGGTTGTCCGCGGTGGGCTCGGCGGTGCTGCTGGTGCACGACGACCTCGGGGTGTTCCCCGCGGTGCTGATCGTGCTGGCGGTGGGCCTGGTCTTCGGTCTGCTGCAGGGAATGGCGAGCGCGCTGTTCGGCATCCAGGCGTTCATCGTGACCCTCGCGGGCCTGCAGATAGCCAGGGGGCTGGCGCGGATCTGGTCCGACGGCCAGGGCGTGGCGATCGCCTACGGCGACGGGCCGAACGAGGCGCCGGTGACGTTCTCCCTGCTGGGGGAGCGCACCTTCGGCGGCGTGGTGCCGATCCCGGCGCTGATCTTCGCCGGGCTCGCGGTGCTGGCCGTCCTGTTCCTGCGCACCAGCGCGTTCGCCCGGCACCTGTACGCGGTGGGCGGCAACGAGAAGGCGGCGCGGCTCTCCGGTGTCCCGGTGAACCGCGTGAAGATCATCGTGTTCGGCATCTCGGGTCTGCTGGCCGCGCTGGCCGGGATCGTGCATGCCGGGCAGCTCAACCAGGGCAGCCCCAACGACGGTGCGGGCTACGAGCTCGACGCGATCGCCGCCGTGGTGATCGGCGGGACCGCGCTCACCGGCGGCCGGGGCTCCGTGGTGGGCACCGTGACCGGTGCGCTGCTGCTGGGCGTGCTGAACAACATCCTGGCGTTGAACAACATCGACGCCAACGTGCAACTCCTGATCAAGGGTCTGGTGATCGTGGCGGCGGCCGCCTTGCAACGACTGCGGCCCGCGTCATGAACCGCCCGCGGAAAGGGACTTTCGACGTGAGAAGGACTATCACAGCCACCGCCTGCTTGATGCTCGCGGTCACCGCTTGTGGCACGACGAGTCAGAACAGCGGCAAGGGCGGCCCGGCGACCCAGGCCAAGTGCGAGGGGCCTGGCGGCAAGTACGTCATCGGGATGAGCCAGGCCAACGTTGCCGAGCCGTACCGGCAGCGGATGGACGACGACATCCGCGCCGCCGCGGCGAAGGTGCCGCAGTTCGAGGTGAAGTTCGCCGACGCCGCGCAGGACAACGCCAAACAGGTCTCCGACGTGGAGAACTTCCTGACCCAGCAGGTCAACCTGCTGATCATCAGCCCGAACGAGGCGACCCCGCTGACCGCGGTGGTGAAGAAGGCCTACGACAAGGGCATCCCCGTCCTGGTGCTGGACCGCAAGGTCGACGGCGACTCCTACACGAGCTTCATCGGCGCGGACAACCGCGACATCGGCCGCCAGGCGGGCAAGTACGTGGCGGAGAAGCTGTTGCCAGGAGGCGGCAAGCTGGTCGAGCTGAAGGGCCTGCCGGGCTCCACGCCCGCGCAGGAGCGCAGCGAGGGCTTCCACGAGACGCTGGGCACCAAGGTCCAGGTCGTGGCGACCGGTGTCGGGGACTGGCTGCGGGAGAAGGGCCAGCAGCAGCTGGACGCGATCCTGAAGGCCAACCCCGAGGTCGACGTGGTGTACGCGCACAACGACCCGATGGCCGAGGGCGCCTACCTGGCCGCGAAGGCCGCCGGACGGGAATCGAAGATCAAGTTCATCGGCATCGACGCCCTGCCGATTCCATCCGGTGGGGTGAAAGCCGTTGAGCAGGGCCGGATCTCGGCTACGTTCACCTACCCCACCGGCGGCAAGGAAGCCATCGCTGCCGCCAAGACTCTCCTGGTGGACTGCAAGCAAGTCGAGAAGAAGCAGACCCTGCCGACGCAGTTGATCACCAAGGAGAACGCCGAGCGGGTGTACCGGGAGGCGAACGGTTAGTCCCTGCCCTATGTCCTAAGCGGACATTCGCCAGTGAGGGGGCGGATCATGCGCAGACACGTCAACCACGTCGATCCCACGCGGCCGGGTGGTTCCCCGAAGGGAAAACACCGCAAGGGACGGCACCGGACACTCCGGCTCCTCATGTCACTGGCCTCGGTCGCGGCGCTGTCCTTCGCGGGCACCGCGGTGACCCCCGCACAGGCCCAGCCGCCGGCCGTTTCGGCCTTGCCCACGGGCAAGGGGCCGGTCGGCTGGGCCACCTACCGCCAGCTCGACTCGGTCGGCACGCTGCGCGGTCAGGTGGACACCCGGCAGTTCTCCGGCTACGACCGGACCGGGCGCAACAACGACGGGTTCGACGGGCAGTTCTCCTGCCTGCGCATGATCGGCCCCAACTGCGTCATCGCCGAGCGCACCGGCCCCGGTGAGATCGAGTCGATCTGGTTCACCCGGGACGACGGCGTGGTGGCGCGCACCGGCTGGATCCGGATCGAGCTGGACGGCGGAACCGTGCTGGACGCGCCGCTGCAGGACGTGGTGGACGGCAAGCTCGGCGCGCCGTTCGTCTGGCCGCTGGTGGCCAACCGCGAGGACACCTCCGGCGGCGTGGTCATCAAGGTGCCCATGCCCTACCGGCAGTCGATGCGGATCACCACGCAGAACAACCCGTTGTTCCAGCACGTGGTGTACCGCACCTTCGCCGACGTCGACGGGGTGTCCACCTTCAACCGGTCCGACCAAGCCAACGACGTGATCGCGAAGCTGCGCGCGTTCGGCCTCGCCGATCCCAAGCCCGGCAAGTGGAACGCGACCACCAACCGCTCCACCGCGGACATCAACCCGGGCGCGACCGCGCGGGTGGCCGAGCTGACCGGGTCCGCGCAGATCACCCAGCTGAAGGTGCGGCTGCCGCAGGTGCAGGCCAGTCCGCACGTCAACGACGACGGCAGGGCCTTCGGCGCGGGCGGCGAGAGCGCCTTCCGGGTCGCGGTGGACCCGCGCAACCAGGGCGTGCGGCTGACCCGCCGGTTCGACCCGCACATCGAGGGACAGCGGGCGAGGTTGCTGGTGGACAACGCCTTCGTCGCCGACTGGTTCCACGGTCCGAAGGCGCGGCCGACCCTCTGGGCGGACCAGTCGATCGACATCCCGTCCCAGTTCACCTCGGGCAAGTCACGGCTGAACATCCGCAACCAGTTCGTCTCGTCGTCCTTGGACTTCAACGAGTTCCGCTACGACGTGCACAGCCTGGTGAACGGGACCTGGGTGCGCACCGACGTGATGGACGTGGGCCCGGACCGTCCCGGCGAGGAGCTGACCCACGGCTACCGCGTCACGCAGCAGAAGTGGCAGGGGCGGCACTACTTCAACTACCCCTTCGACGCCGGGCAGATCTCCGCCTCCGACGCGGTGCTCGCCGGTGCGCGGCTGCGGATCTCCTTCGACGGGCGGACCACCGTGGACGCTCCGATCGGGGAGTTCTTCGGTTCGGGCCTCGGTGAGTACGACACGCGGTCGCTGATGTTCTCCATGGACGCCACCAGGGACGGTTGGTACACCTCGTGGTGGCCGATGCCCTTCGCCGAGCGGGCGGTGGTGGAGATCGTCAACTCCAGCGGCGTGCGGATCTCCGACGCTTCGGTGGAGCTGACCTGGGCGGCCGACGGCTCCATCCGGGACCGCTTGCGCCCCAACGGTTCACTGGGCTACTTCAACGCGACGCACCGGCACGGGCCGACCGCGCACGCGAAGGACTGGATCTTCGTGGACACGCCGGGCCGCGGGGTGTTCTACGGGGTCACGCACTCCATGCGCGGCCGGATCCCGCTCAGCGCCGAGGTTCCCCGGCTCTACCTGGAAGGCGACGAGCGCGTCTACGCCGACGGCCTGCTGACGCCGATCCAGCACGGAACCGGCACCGAGGACTTCTACGAGTCCGGGTGGTACTTCCGCACGGGATCGTTCGCGATGCCGTTGGCGGGCTACCCGGCGCACGAGGTCGGGCGGGACGGCTGCGTCTACGACTGCACCGGCGCCTACCGGCTGATGGTGCCGGACGCGATCCCGTTCAACACGGGGCTGCGCTTCGGGATCGAGCACGGGCCGGTCGCCGACGTCGCCGCGGACTACAGCTCCACGGCGTACTGGTACGGCCAGCCGCGGTGGGCCCTGCGCAGCACGGACGGGCTCAACCCGACCGACCAGGCCAGCAGGGACCAGCACGGCTACCGCGCGGTCGGGGAGACCTCCGGGCAGCTGACATCGGTGTTCGAGGGCGACGACGACCACGCGACCGCCAGCGGCCGGGTCACCGAGGCCACCGGGCCGATCACCTTCACCGTGGCGGTGGACCAGAACAACTCCGGTGTGCAGATCATCCGCACCGCCGACCAGGTCCGCTCGTACCAGCAGGCACGCGTGCTGGTCGACGGGCAGGTCGTCGGGGTCTGGCTGATGTCCTCGGGCAACATGTTCCAACGGTGGCTGCAGGACACGTTCATGATCCCGTCGCGGTTCAGCGCGGGGAAGCGGACGCTGGCCATCACCCTGGAGCCGCTGCCGGGATCGCCGCCGTGGTCCTCGTCGGACTACCACATCCGCTCGTGGGTGGACCCCTTCGAACCGGGCCGCAGTGGCGCGCAGCGGATCGACCCGCCCGCGCTGGACTGGCGCGCCCCGGACCGCGGCCCGCACGTGCTCGGACCGCGTGACCCGATCTCGACCAAGGAAGGCCAGGTGGGCCGTTGACCCTGCTCCCCGGTGGCCGCGGCGGCAGTCCGCGCCGCGGCCACCCGGACTAGAGTGGTCGGGTGTTCGAGCCGTACGGCTTCTCGCACGGCATCGTCGCCGTGGTGTTCGTGGCGGTGTCCGCGCTGCTGCTCGTCTTCCGCACGGCGTGGACCAGTCGCGTGCTCGCGGTGGTGATCGTC
The window above is part of the Allokutzneria albata genome. Proteins encoded here:
- a CDS encoding ScbA/BarX family gamma-butyrolactone biosynthesis protein, with protein sequence MDRRLVHRAAVHEVLLTGWARTAGDRYMIGAQWPRDHSFYRPVPPGAHDPLLVLETVRQAGLLVAHVGADVPVGHHFVMHAIGYDVDPRLLRLEPVPADLTIDVTYQVHGRRPTGAVKLGIRTLMARDGEVLGSGFGEMTCLPETVYRNLRARSLPPGGAGELATLHPVEAHRVNRLRAADVVLSPGAGPLTWLLRVDRGHPVLFDHPLDHVPGMLVFEAMRQALAYTGRGLLPLGCHAELTRYVELDPPAAVVLRPGGGDPVFDLEQGGKTAGTVSWFMSPGGGWRVPNPR
- a CDS encoding aminotransferase class V-fold PLP-dependent enzyme; this encodes MSQQPNPAPHSNPAPLPRPGADRAACPHYLDFARFGPPPPAVRDAVLDAVRLSATGAPGVVDELHDRETTATGIVAGLTGFDREGVTLVPSTSAGLFHVAFGLNGPGRVLVPRHDFPANVYPWLRAQERGGLTVDFLDNPDGHTSPERVAAALRPDTVAVTVSAVDYRTGRRADLPALREVVGDRLLVVDAIQGFGVSDQPWRLADVVVAGGQKWLRSGWGAALFAASPRALDRLSDGLTGWSGVEDRAVFDATEHPALADAGRMTMTMLNPLAVTGLLASLQELERAGQRTVAKAVTANADLLVDRLRSAGADLLTPVEPEHRAGIVSVHLADPRWSAVPARLRELGVVATARPGYLRLSVHSETASESIELAASALRA
- a CDS encoding sugar ABC transporter ATP-binding protein gives rise to the protein MANDAPKLVRMTGIGKRYGGVLACQDVDFDIRAGEVHALLGENGAGKSTLMKILSGDVTDYSGEIEIEGAPVRFGGPVDAQRAGIAMIHQELDLVPGLSIAENLYLGREPRTRIGTVDGKQMRVWTQALLRRIGIELDPRRPVGELRVGEQQLVTIARALSLDAKVLIMDEPTSALSTAEVEQLFAVIDELRREGAGIVYISHRMDEIGRVADRATVLRNGRIVEEFDARQMTAEQAAEAMVGRPVRTLFRTSHGEAGEELLRVEDLVVHPRRPRSGRNEPAGISLTVRRGEIVGLAGLLGAGRTELLETLYGAGSAGRWDGRVLLDGVDVRPRGPRAALAKGIAFVPEDRRISGLVLEHSVLANTVVSIVDKLRIAGVVVSRRAEQANAAESAKRLRVKLSSLADPVGTLSGGNQQKVVFGRMLLTRPKLLLLDEPTRGVDINAKAEIYQLLSEIAGQGIGVLLASSELAELIGVCDRVVVLRGGRNVRELRTSEIEEADLLAATMGETAAGGAR
- a CDS encoding ABC transporter permease encodes the protein MSTDSDVTVNSRRRTDWRETLFSFQSFFGLIAVFVAAIVFSPRRNGEILFLTSDNLFNVVRAVSEIGIIAIGMTFVILVGGIDLSVGAVLGLSAVGSAVLLVHDDLGVFPAVLIVLAVGLVFGLLQGMASALFGIQAFIVTLAGLQIARGLARIWSDGQGVAIAYGDGPNEAPVTFSLLGERTFGGVVPIPALIFAGLAVLAVLFLRTSAFARHLYAVGGNEKAARLSGVPVNRVKIIVFGISGLLAALAGIVHAGQLNQGSPNDGAGYELDAIAAVVIGGTALTGGRGSVVGTVTGALLLGVLNNILALNNIDANVQLLIKGLVIVAAAALQRLRPAS
- a CDS encoding substrate-binding domain-containing protein; this translates as MRRTITATACLMLAVTACGTTSQNSGKGGPATQAKCEGPGGKYVIGMSQANVAEPYRQRMDDDIRAAAAKVPQFEVKFADAAQDNAKQVSDVENFLTQQVNLLIISPNEATPLTAVVKKAYDKGIPVLVLDRKVDGDSYTSFIGADNRDIGRQAGKYVAEKLLPGGGKLVELKGLPGSTPAQERSEGFHETLGTKVQVVATGVGDWLREKGQQQLDAILKANPEVDVVYAHNDPMAEGAYLAAKAAGRESKIKFIGIDALPIPSGGVKAVEQGRISATFTYPTGGKEAIAAAKTLLVDCKQVEKKQTLPTQLITKENAERVYREANG
- a CDS encoding glycoside hydrolase family 172 protein — translated: MRRHVNHVDPTRPGGSPKGKHRKGRHRTLRLLMSLASVAALSFAGTAVTPAQAQPPAVSALPTGKGPVGWATYRQLDSVGTLRGQVDTRQFSGYDRTGRNNDGFDGQFSCLRMIGPNCVIAERTGPGEIESIWFTRDDGVVARTGWIRIELDGGTVLDAPLQDVVDGKLGAPFVWPLVANREDTSGGVVIKVPMPYRQSMRITTQNNPLFQHVVYRTFADVDGVSTFNRSDQANDVIAKLRAFGLADPKPGKWNATTNRSTADINPGATARVAELTGSAQITQLKVRLPQVQASPHVNDDGRAFGAGGESAFRVAVDPRNQGVRLTRRFDPHIEGQRARLLVDNAFVADWFHGPKARPTLWADQSIDIPSQFTSGKSRLNIRNQFVSSSLDFNEFRYDVHSLVNGTWVRTDVMDVGPDRPGEELTHGYRVTQQKWQGRHYFNYPFDAGQISASDAVLAGARLRISFDGRTTVDAPIGEFFGSGLGEYDTRSLMFSMDATRDGWYTSWWPMPFAERAVVEIVNSSGVRISDASVELTWAADGSIRDRLRPNGSLGYFNATHRHGPTAHAKDWIFVDTPGRGVFYGVTHSMRGRIPLSAEVPRLYLEGDERVYADGLLTPIQHGTGTEDFYESGWYFRTGSFAMPLAGYPAHEVGRDGCVYDCTGAYRLMVPDAIPFNTGLRFGIEHGPVADVAADYSSTAYWYGQPRWALRSTDGLNPTDQASRDQHGYRAVGETSGQLTSVFEGDDDHATASGRVTEATGPITFTVAVDQNNSGVQIIRTADQVRSYQQARVLVDGQVVGVWLMSSGNMFQRWLQDTFMIPSRFSAGKRTLAITLEPLPGSPPWSSSDYHIRSWVDPFEPGRSGAQRIDPPALDWRAPDRGPHVLGPRDPISTKEGQVGR